Genomic window (Verrucomicrobiia bacterium):
GCGTGTGGCCGGCACCAACGCCGCCCGCAGTTTCATCGGCGCGTAACCGACCTGGTGTTGCAACGCGTGACCCGCTTCATGCGCCGCCACGCCCACGGCGGCAACGGATGCGCCCCGAAAATTATTGCTCGAAAGACGCAGCGCGCGTTTCGTCGGATCGTAATGATCGGTGAGTTGCCCGGGAATTTCCTCCACCGGCACGTTTTGTAATCCGGCCTGATCCAGAATTTCCCGCGCCGCCTGGGCGCCAGTCAACCTGGAAGCCAGCCCCACCCGGCTGAAACGCGCGTAGGCGGAGGTCAGCTTGAACTGCGCCCACAAGCCAATCAACAGCGCCGGCAGCATGAATACAAAATATTTAGGATCAAAAAACATAGCGTCTTAATTAAGCTGCTTACTCACCAACTGCGCTCATTTTAGACGGCGCCATGACAAAAGCAAATCGTGTCTGAAAAAACCTTGCCCTCTGGAGGTCGCGCCGTCGCTTCGCCAGAATTTTCCGGTCCGCTCCAGTCTTTCGTGAAAACTGACTTCACCTCGACCCGCAAAATTGGTAACCAAAGACGGTAATAACGGCGACCGGGTCGGAGCAACTCGAATTGCCCCTCAACCAAGCCAACACTCAATGACTCCAACAGACTGAAACCATGCGCAAAACACGGGTTGGAATTTTAACGGCGGGCGGCGACAGCCCGGGTCTGAATGCGGCCATTCGCGGCGTGGGCAAAGCCGCACTTGATGCGGGCATGGAAATCGTTGGCATCCGCGACGGCTTTCGCGGGCTGGCCGAAAACTTGACCATCAAACTGGATAAACGCAGCCTGGCCGGGGTGCTGACGGTCGGCGGCACCGTGCTTGGCACCGGACGCGACAAACCGCAGGCCATGGAAATCAACGGTCGGATCCGCGACATGCGCAGCACCATCGCCCGCAATTATCGCAAACTAAAACTGGACGCGCTGGTTTGCCTGGGCGGCGGCGGCACGCACAAAAGCGTGCTGCGCCTGATGGAAGAAGGGTTGAACCTCGTGACCCTCCCCAAGACGATTGACAACGACGTGGTCTTGACTGATACCGCCATTGGTTTTGACACCGCGCTCGATATCGCCACCACCGCCATTGACCGCCTGCACAGCACCGCGCACAGTCACCACCGGATTATCATCGCCGAGATCATGGGCCACCGAGCGGGTTGGCTGGCCTTGGGCGCGGGAATCGCCGGTGGCGCGGATGTTATTTTAATTCCCGAAATCCCCTACGACGTGCATAACGTCGCCGCCGCCATTCGCCGCCGCAAACAATACGGCACGAATTTCAGCATTGTCGCCGTGGCCGAAGGCGCGTTGCCCCGACGCGAGGCGGCGCGCGTCGCGGCAGTGGTGCGGCACAAAACCAAAGCCAAAAATAAAACCGAAAAGCGTCTGGCCAAAGCCGAATTGATTCAACTCCGGGAAGCGCACGCGGGCCACACCCTGCGCCTGGCCAAACAACTCGAAGCGCTTACCAATCTGGAAGCGCGCGTAACCATCCTTGGCTACGTGCAACGCGGCGGCACTCCCACCGCGCCGGATCGTTTGCTGGCCACCCGCCTGGGCACTGCCGCGATACGACTGATCCAACAAGGCCAGTTCGGCATGATGGTCGCTTCGCGCGGCGATGACACCAAAGCTGTGCCCATCGCTGAAGTTGCCGGACGACTCAAACTCGTTCCCGCCAATCATTCGTGGGTTACCAGCGCCCGCAGCGTTGGCACCTGTTTTGGCGATTAGCAAACCATCGTAGATCAGTGCGACAAAACCTGGCCGCACCACCCAGACCCAAGGTGTCACCGCCACCCTCGGCGGTAGTCATTCGCGCCTGACGGGCGACATCCGGTTCTAACTAACGGGCCACCGAGGCGCAGAGGCACAGAGAGGGAGGCGAATTGCGAAGGACGATTGATACTGAATCTTGGCGAAGAGGTTGGAGTTCAAAAGTGAGACGCAAACCTATCGTCCCCGCCCGCCAATCAAGCATTTGATCCGGTAAATCTTGTTCATCCTGTCAAAAACCATGCCCGCCCTACCAACGCGTTCGTACCGCCGTCATGCTGGGAGGGACGACTTCCACGTCGTCCCCAACCAATCAGGGACGCGGTGGAACGCGTCCCTCCCAAGGAAATATCCCCTCACCCCGGCCCTCTTGTATCTGCCTTTCCGTCTATCCTTGTCAGAGATGATGGATTGGGGAAGATGGGACTGTCCTGCCGCCTGCAGGCGGCAGGACAGTGGCGCGGATGAGTTCGTTACCCTCTGGCACAGGCTTTTGGCCCAGTGCGTGGGGAGCCTGAACCGTTCGCGCTGGAGTCCTAAACTCGAACCGTTGATGGAGCGGCCCACTCCGGCCAGCTCGTATTTGCAAGAAGGAGCTAGAACACCATGACCACTATCTACACAGGCTTGGATATTGCCAAGCTGAACCTGCAACTGCACCTCCTCGGACGCCGCCACGACCTGCCCAACACGGCAGCGGGCCACCGCCGGCTGGTCAAACTCCTGGCTTCCCTGCCCGGAACGCACGTCATCTGCGAAGCCACCGGCGGTTACGAACGCGACCTCGTCGCCGCGCTGCATGACGCCCGCATCCCTGTCAGCGTCTTGAACCCGGCCCGCGTCCGCCACTTCGCCCGGGCCACCGGCCAGCGGGCCAAGACCGATCCTCTGGATGCCGCCATCCTGACTGCCTACGGCCAGGCCTTACAACCCCAACCCACCGCTCCGCGCACGCCACAGGAACACCACCTGAGCGAACTGATCCGCCGCCGGGTGCAGGTATTGGCCCTCTTGGTGGCGCAACGCCAGCAAGCCCAACGGCTCACCGTGCCCGCCTTGCGCCGCCAAGCCCAAAGCCTCGTCCGCCGCCTGGAACGCGATCTGAAACAAATCGAAACGCAACTGGGGCAACTGCAGGCGCAAGCCAGCTCCCTGGACGAACGGGTGCAAAAACTCGTCGCCATCACCGGCGTCGGCACCATTACGGCGTTAGGCGTGCTAGCCGAACTGCCCGAACTGGGCACGCTCAACCGCCGCCAGGTGGCGGCACTGGCCGGACTGGCCCCGCATCCGCG
Coding sequences:
- a CDS encoding zinc metallopeptidase codes for the protein MFFDPKYFVFMLPALLIGLWAQFKLTSAYARFSRVGLASRLTGAQAAREILDQAGLQNVPVEEIPGQLTDHYDPTKRALRLSSNNFRGASVAAVGVAAHEAGHALQHQVGYAPMKLRAALVPATRFASYAWVVLIMIGFFLQMTNLIYVGIGLFSIMMLFQMVTLPVEFDASRRAKVELLRLGIVRSEESAGVGQVLNAAGLTYVAALVSSVMQLLYFLSIARGRD
- a CDS encoding ATP-dependent 6-phosphofructokinase; amino-acid sequence: MRKTRVGILTAGGDSPGLNAAIRGVGKAALDAGMEIVGIRDGFRGLAENLTIKLDKRSLAGVLTVGGTVLGTGRDKPQAMEINGRIRDMRSTIARNYRKLKLDALVCLGGGGTHKSVLRLMEEGLNLVTLPKTIDNDVVLTDTAIGFDTALDIATTAIDRLHSTAHSHHRIIIAEIMGHRAGWLALGAGIAGGADVILIPEIPYDVHNVAAAIRRRKQYGTNFSIVAVAEGALPRREAARVAAVVRHKTKAKNKTEKRLAKAELIQLREAHAGHTLRLAKQLEALTNLEARVTILGYVQRGGTPTAPDRLLATRLGTAAIRLIQQGQFGMMVASRGDDTKAVPIAEVAGRLKLVPANHSWVTSARSVGTCFGD
- a CDS encoding IS110 family transposase, with translation MTTIYTGLDIAKLNLQLHLLGRRHDLPNTAAGHRRLVKLLASLPGTHVICEATGGYERDLVAALHDARIPVSVLNPARVRHFARATGQRAKTDPLDAAILTAYGQALQPQPTAPRTPQEHHLSELIRRRVQVLALLVAQRQQAQRLTVPALRRQAQSLVRRLERDLKQIETQLGQLQAQASSLDERVQKLVAITGVGTITALGVLAELPELGTLNRRQVAALAGLAPHPRESGQWHGRRRIGGGRAPVRRALYMAALVAARSNRQLQAFYQRLRAAGKPAKVALTAVMRKLIVLMNHTLKNPNFVPQN